Genomic DNA from Pseudomonas fitomaticsae:
AAAGCGACGGCGCACGGAAGCCTTCACTGTAGGCTCCACGCACCACCAGCTCCTTGAACGGCTGGAAGCGGAACGAGTATTTCGGGTTGGTGGTGCTGCCGAAATCGCTGTACTTGTCGTGGCGCACTGCGGCGGACAACTCAAGGCTGTCGAGCACCGGCACGTTGACCTCGGCGTACTGCGCCGAGACGCTGCGATCACCCTCCACACTGCCGTTGGGATCGACTCCCAGGCTCTGCACGTCGCCGGCAAACGCGGCGAAATCCTGATGGAAGTCTTCCTTGCGGTACTCACCGCCCAGCGCCAGCGCCGAAGGCCCTGCACCGAACCAGTCGCCTATTTCGCGGCTGATGCGCCCGTCAACCGCCTTGACCCGGCCCACCGCCGTCGCGTAATCGCCGTCTACCTCATTGGCCGCCAGCAACGCCGAACCGGCTGCCGTCTGCGGACCGAACGGGTTGATCACGCCGTTGGCAATGCCCTGGCTGACGGCGCGGTCATTCACATAACCGCTGCGAATCGTGTTGACCACCTTGTTCTGGTTGTACGACGCGCCGAGGTTGTAATCCCACCCCACCAGCGTGCCGTCGAAGCTCAACAGCAGGCGCTGACCGGTGTTGTCATCCTCATGCTGACGCGCACCGACGGCAGTTTCACGCCAGTTCACGTCCACCGGCTGCGTTGGGTCGAGGGCAAAACCGCTCGGGCCGGGCGTAATGCCGTTACCCGGATAGAACGCGGTGCCAGGATTGACCTGATTGCCCATCAAGGTGCCGGGCCCGATCTGCGTACGGTTTTCGTTGCGGGCCCAGAAGTATTCGAGGCTGACGTTGTGATCGTCCGACAGCTTGCCCGTAGCCTTGGCGAAGGCCGAGGTCTTCTCGGTTTCCGGCACCAAATCCAGGTAACTCCACAGGCTCTGGCGGCAGATGCCATTGCGCGACAGCAACCCCGGCGCATTGCAACCGGAACCGGCCAACGGGTTGGTAGCGTTGCTGCCCTGGCTCCAGTTGGCGGGCGACGCCGTGCCGGAGGTGTAATCGAGGCCGCGCCCCGGCTGGTAGTTATAGGTGTAACCCCGATCATCGGCGGCCAGGCGATTCTGCTTGTCATAGCTCACCACGCCGAAAACGTTGAAGCGATCATCCTGCAAATCACCGAACCCCCAACTGCCGCTGAAGTTGCGGCTTTCACCGCCACCGGAATGGGTCGGCGTGTCGTAGTTGGTGCTGATCTGGCCTTCGGTGAGACTGGTCTTGGTAATGAAATTGATCACTCCGCCGATGGCATCGGTGCCGTACAGCGCCGACGCGCCATCGCGTAGCACCTCTACCCGGTCGATGGCGGCGAACGGGATGGTGTTGAGGTCGACACCGGAGCCGTTGATGGCGTTGGTCGCGTTGTTGCTCAGGCGCCGACCGTTGAGCAGGACCAGTGTCTTGTTCGGGCCGATCCCGCGCAGGTCGGCGTAGGAAGCCCCGCCGCTGCTCGACCCCACCGAGCGCCCGGAGACCACCGAAGACTGGTTGGCCGAGATGCGGTTGACCAGCTCTTCAGTAGTGGTCACGCCCTGCTTCTGCAACTCCTCGACCCGCAGGATGGTGACCGGCACGGCGGTTTCGGCATCGACCCGACGAATCGCAGTGCCGGTGACTTCGACCCGTTGCAGTTGGGTGGTCGGTTCGTTCGCCGTGCTATTGGCAGCGAGGGCCGGCAATGTGTTGATCGCCAGCAGCAAGGCCAGGCTCAAAGGGGATTTAACGGGTGAAAAATGGATCATGAACAGCCATCCCTGCGTTTTGGTTTATGCAGGGATGTGCGATGGCGGATGTTGATTTATAGAGCGCGATTTAGACCGTTGGGTGCTGAGGTTATGCAAATTGCAGAATGACGCTTCATCAGACCAACGCCATTTCCCCGAGTAATCGGGTATCAAGCCCGAACCGCTCCTGCGAGACCATTCTGAACTGCCCCTCTGCCAGGTCGCAGCTCACCAGCAAGTTCCACGAATGCCGGGTTGCCGCCGATGGAATTAGTACAAACGGGTGCTCGGCCAGCAACGCATCGGCAAACAATTGCTGATTGGGTGAAGGCTGTGCAGGGCTCAGCCAGTAAGGGTTCGGCACCTCTTCGGGCTGCACGATTTTCACCTTCGCGTCGCTGATGACCTCAAAGCACGTCAACACATAAGGCTCGCTGTCCAGGGCATCAAAACTGCGGTTGGCTGCCACCTCAAGAATGGCCGAGGAAGGATCGACGGATGCGTAGACGACGCGTCGTCCTGGTATGTTCCATCGACCGCCTCTGAGCTTTGACCCCATCCCGCTGTCCCACGTCCCTCCATAAACCTCGCGATCCAGCCGCCACGCATACCAATGCTCGTCCCACGGCAAGGGGTTCATGGGTAAACCCCGTAAATAAGCTGCTGCAAATACTGCTCGACCATCTGAAAACCCAATGGATGCAGGGTCAACTCCAGCGGCACATGACCGTGAAAATAGGTAGAGGGTTTCTGCAGCCAGTCCTCCGCCCGTGGTTGCCCCCCGAAGGCCCGAATGGCCAACTCCAGCACCAATGCATATTGGTAGGCGATGACACTCTGCTGCGGGTCAAGCCGTACCGGCGTTCCTTCCTTCAGCAGCCGCCGTACCGTTCTGACCGACTTGCCAGTGATGAGTTTGACCACATCGCCTTGCTGGTAAAGCTCGGAGGTTGAAAGCATGTCGACGACATCGTTCAGCTCGAAACCTTCATCGGTAAGCCGAACAATCAGCAGGGCGTCATCACCGATGTTCCGGCCATGCACGAGCAATTCGACAGGCTTGCCCTCGACCTTCTTCAAGCCCGCCAACCGGGGTACTTTTGCGCTGGGCAACGCGACATCCTCCATGGGGCACCGGGCACGATCATCGCGCCACTGATGGCGAGCGGAATAAGCAGGCGTTTCGTATTCGAGGAGTGCAGTTCGCATGATCAATCCATTATCAGAGGCCTGAGTGATCAGGCCGTTAACGACTTCAATGTCATCGACGATGCTATAGATCACGCTTCCGACGGCCAACCTTAAAAAATCGTCGGAAATTTCCCCGTTTTCGCCCAAAGTCCGGCAACTTCCGTAGGACGCTGCCGAGCGTCATTCCGCCCTCAACTGCCGAAGTGATAACTCACATCCAGCCACCACTGGCGCCCGTACGGGTCGTAGTTGCCGGTGGGGTAATACGGCCATCCCGCCGAGTCGTCATGCTTGACCTGGTTGAGCACGTTGTTCACGGTCAGCCCGACACTCGCCCGGTCACTGAGCTTGTACCGCGCACTGGCGTTGAACACCGTCCACGGCGACAGACGCCCGTCGCCCGCGCCGTTGGTGACCGAGCCGTAACGAATCCCCATCAGCGTTGCCGTGGCCTTCTGGTAATCCCAGGTCAGGCTGGCGTTGACCTTGCTGCGCCAGTCGTAGTTGGTGCGCGAGGTGCGCCAGTCCTGGGTCGGGGCTTCGTCCGATTCCTTGTAGTAATGCGAGAGCACCAGGGTGTAGCCCAGCGTCGAACTGAACGCGCCGTACTGCCCGGCGCCCCAGCGGATGTTGCTCTTGAAGTCCAGGCCGCTGACCCGTTCGCTGGCGGCGTTGATCGCGTTCACCCGCACCCGCTGCAACTGGTTGGGATCGATGGCGGCATTGCCGGGATTGCGATCGACGCGCGCCAGGGTCGACTGGCAGTTGGCCGAGTTGATGTCCTGGGTGCCATTGCGGCATTCGTTCTCTTGCTGCAGCAGACGGTTTTCGTCGACGGTGGTCAGCAGGTCGTCGATCTCCACCCGCCAGAAATCGGTGGAGAAATCGAAATTGCGCGACGGCGACCAGACGAAACCGTAGGTCCAGGATTTGCCGCGTTCGGATTCCAGATCCGCCGTGCCGCTTTGGGTGTAATCGACCCGCCCGCGATCACAGGCGCCCTCCACGCCCTGGCTGCAACCGTAATAGTCGATCTGCGCCGGGTAGTAACCGTTGCTGTCGGATTGATAGATGTAGTTCAGGTCCGGGGCGCGGAAACTGGTGCCGTAGCTGCCGCGCACCAGCAGGCTGTTCACCGGCCGCCATTCCAGGCCGAGGTTGTAGGTCTTCTGCTGCTCGGTGCGGCCGCTGAATTTGTATTGGTCCCAGCGCCCTGCGGCTGTCGCCAGCACCGTGTCGGTGAGCGGAATGCTGAACTCGCCACCGGCCGCGTAACGCTTGCGCGAACCGCCGGAGCTTTGCGCCGGGGTCACGCCGTAGAAACTGCCGTCGTTGAGGCTGTCGTCCGGGTCGATGCGGTATTCCTGCTTGCCCGCCTCAAGCACGCCGGCGAATCCCACCGGGCCGGCCGGCAGGTCAAACAAATCGCCGTTGACCGACGCGTTGTAACTGGTCGACACCGACTTGCTGCTCTGCGTCAGGTTGCCGCGAAACTGCTCCCACTCCTGCGGCGTCAGTGGCCGGTCGAGGCGCGAGGCATCCGGCGCGAATACCGGGTAACCGCCACGGGTACCCAGTTGCGGGCCGAGGTAGAAGTCCTGGATTGACGACAGCGGCGTGTAACGGGTGGTGCGCACGCTTTTGTATTCGGAGCGGTTGGCCGCCAGTTCATAGTTCCACCCGGTGTCGGCGATCTTGTCGGAGAGGCCGAGGGTGCCGGTCCATGAGGTATCGCGCCACTTGCTGTTGTTGCGGGTGCGCCCGCCGATTTCCTCTTCACCAAAGCGCCGATACCAGCGCTCCAGATTGCCGCTGTTCTGGTTGATGAAATCCGGCGAGGTGAAGCTCGGGCCACGCGTGTTGTTCTGGATGTGATCGAGGCCGTACATCAGATCGGCGAAGACCTGGCCGCTGTCGCTGAAATGCCAGGTGCCACGGGTATAGCCGTCGTAGTTTTCCTTCTGGGTCTGCACCGTCCAGTAATCGTTGTACATCTGGTCGGTGCGGCAACGTCCGCCGCTGTTGAACAGCTTGTTGTCGAACGTGCCTTGATAGGCGCCGCAACCGGGTCCCAGATAGCGGTTGTTGGTCAGGTCGCGACGGTAGCCGACATCCGCCAACGGCCCGCTCTGCATGAAACCGCGATCATCGGCCCAGATCGGATCGCGGTTGGTCAGTTCAAGTCCGAACAAACCGTCGAAGTCGCCCCAGCTGCCGCCGCCGCTGATCTGCAAGCGCTGGTTGTCACCGCCCCCGCGCTCGCTGGTGCCGCCCTTGAGGTTGACGTCGACGCCATTCATTTTGTCCTTGAGGATGATGTTCACCACCCCGGCAATCGCGTCCGACCCGTAGATCGCCGAGGCGCCGCTGCTGAGCACTTCGATGCGGTCGATGATCGCCGACGGAATGTTCGCCAGGTTGGTGAAGTTGACCTTGCCATCGTACGGCGTCGGGTAATCGGCGACCCGTCGGCCATTGATCAGCACCAGCGTGTGGTTGGGGCCTAGGCCGCGCAGGTTGAGGGCGCTGGCAGCCGGTTGCCAGGTGTTGCCGTAGTCTTCGCCCTGGGTCATGCCGGTGTTTTGCGTTTGCGTCGCGAGCGCGTCGTAGACGTTCTTGTAGCCGCGCGCTTCCATTTCTTCGTGGGTGATGACGTTGACCGGCGTCGCGCCATCGCTCTGCGCCCGGGCAATCCGCGAGCCGGTGACGGTGACTTTTTCCATGCGGTAATCGGCGTTGCTGGCGGGTGCCACAGCAGCGGCTTTCACGGGCGCGGCGCTCGGCGCATCGGCCGGGCGAATGCTCAGGCCCTGAGTGCCCTGCTCGACTTGCAGACCGCTGCCGATCAAGGCCTTTTCCACCGCTTGCCTGCCACCCAACGCACCGCGCACCGCACTGCTGCGCTTGCCCTGAACCAGACTCTGACTGAAGGAAATCGGCACGCCGGTCTGGCGCGAGATGTCCAGCAGGACCTCGTCGAGGGCCCCGGCGGCAATGTCGAAAGTAAAGACCTGAGCGGCAGCGTCTTGTGCCAGAACGGCGACCGGAGCCATGCCCGTCGCCAGTACGATGGCCAGCGTCAGGCGGGACAATTGTTGTTGTTTGAATGAGAACATCGAGGGGCTTCCCTGTTGAAGGCGTCTGCAGGGAATGAGCAGCGGGCCGGCGCTTTTTATAGGGGGACGGATAGACCAGGAAGTTATGGATTTATAACCGCGCTTCGATGCTCACCCAGTACGGGTTGTGCCAGGTGACGCGGATTGGCAGCGAACGCTCCAGCAGTTGCAGCGTGCGGTCGCTGTCGTCCAGCGAATAGAGACCGCTGAGGCGCAAACCGGCGACCTCGGGGCTCAGGTGCAGGATGCCGCGACGGTAGCTGCGCAGGCTGTCGATGACTTCGCTCAAGGGCCGATCGCGCACTTCAAGCCGCCCTTGCACCCAGGCACTTTCCTGCCCTTTGCTGGGTTCCAGCGCGAGGATTTCCTGCCTGTTGAACAGCAGACTTTCGCCCGCCTCCACCACTTGCCGCGCGCCGCTGGCGGTGACCACTTCGACCTGTGAATGCAGCATCACCAGCCGCGTCGAATCCTCACCGCGCTGCACCAGGAATTTGGTCCCGAGCGCACGCATCCGCCCATGCCCGGTTTCGACCACAAACGGTCGGGCCAGATTTTTCGCCACATCGATCAGCAGCTCACCGCTGCGCAGGTCCAGCAAACGTTCGAGATTGTTGAAGCGCGGCACCACGCGGCTGCGGGCATTGAGGGTCAGAGCGCTGCCATCCTCCAGCGTGAATTCCCGACGCTCGCCGGTACCGGTCGACAACTCGCCGGCCTCGGGCAACCAGCCATAACGTCGACCGAGCAAACCGGCCAGCACCGCGATCCCGAGTACGCTCAAACTGCCGCTGAGGAATCGACGCCGACTGGACGGTGCATTCAGGCTGTGCAACACACTCTCACGCGGCAAACCACGAAGGTTCGAATGGCGAAGCAGGTTCAGCCCGCCGCCCATTTGCTCGATGATCTGCTGATGCCGTGGATCCGCCGTGCGCCAGGCGTCGAAGGCGGCGCGCTCCTGCAAGCTGACATGCCCCGATTGCAGCAGCGCCATCCATTGCGCCGCTTCGTCGATCAGCGTTTCGTCCGGCCTCATGCCTGCATCGCCTGATAGCAACGTTTGAAGGCTTCGACCATGTATTGCTGCACACGACTGGTGGACACGCCGAGGCGTTCGCCGATTTCGCTGTAGGTCAGGCCGTCGAGCTGGTGATAGAGAAACGCAGCCTTGGCTTTGGCCGACAGGCCATTGAGCAAGCGATCCACCGCCAGCAGCGTTTCGATCACCAACTCCCGTTCCTCGGGCGACGGATGCACCGGCTCCGGCGCCAGTGCCAGGCTTTGCAGGTAAGCGCGCTCCAGGTCCTGCCGGCGCCAGCCTTCGTAGACCAGCCGCCGGGCAATCGTGGTCAGCAGCGCGCGGGGTTCGCGAATCGCCAGCGGATCGGGAAGTGCCAGGACCCGAAGAAAGGTTTCCGAAGCAATGTCCTGTGCGCTGTGCGGGCAGCCGAGGGTACGGCTCACCGCTGCGCACAACCATCGGTAGTCCTTTTGGAACATCTGCCCGATGACCTGGTAATGCGGGTTGTGACTCCCCATGCCTTACTCCCTGAAAACGGGCTCCACCCGCTGCGAAAATCCATGGATACGCCGGGATCTTCCGGCGGTGATCAGGGGTGCGACTGTGCAATAGCGCCTGAGACATTTGAAGTAATAAAAAATCAGGATCAGCAAACCTTTGAGAATAAGGCACCTCATCGCCACGGCAACATTGGCTGACACAACGTTGATCTCGATCAGTGGCGCCGACCACGCCAGTCTCTAACCTTGCGCCTCCATCGATAGCCACGGACGGTTCACCGGGAGCCTGCGGCTGACTTTTCAAGGAAGAGCAATCATGCGATCACTCAACATCATTCTTCTGTCGTCGGCGTTCAACGGCCTGACTCAGCGTGCCTGGCTGGAACTGCGTCAGGCCGGTCACTCACCCAGCGTGGTGCTGTTCACCGATGAAGCCGCCGTGTGCGAACAGATCGAAAACAGCGGCGCAGATCTGGTGATCTGCCCGTTCCTCAAGGATCGCGTTCCCCACGCGCTGTGGAGCAATCCGCAGCGTCCGGTGGTGATCATTCACCCCGGCATCGTCGGCGATCGCGGTGCCAGCGCACTGGACTGGGCGATCATGCGCGAGCTGCCGTCTTGGGGCGTAACCGCCCTGCAAGCGGTGGAAGAAATGGACGCCGGTCCGGTCTGGACCACCTGCGAATTCAACCTGCCGACCGGCCTGCGCAAATCCGAGCTGTACAACGGTCGGGTCAGCGACGCGGCGATCTGTT
This window encodes:
- a CDS encoding TonB-dependent receptor — encoded protein: MIHFSPVKSPLSLALLLAINTLPALAANSTANEPTTQLQRVEVTGTAIRRVDAETAVPVTILRVEELQKQGVTTTEELVNRISANQSSVVSGRSVGSSSGGASYADLRGIGPNKTLVLLNGRRLSNNATNAINGSGVDLNTIPFAAIDRVEVLRDGASALYGTDAIGGVINFITKTSLTEGQISTNYDTPTHSGGGESRNFSGSWGFGDLQDDRFNVFGVVSYDKQNRLAADDRGYTYNYQPGRGLDYTSGTASPANWSQGSNATNPLAGSGCNAPGLLSRNGICRQSLWSYLDLVPETEKTSAFAKATGKLSDDHNVSLEYFWARNENRTQIGPGTLMGNQVNPGTAFYPGNGITPGPSGFALDPTQPVDVNWRETAVGARQHEDDNTGQRLLLSFDGTLVGWDYNLGASYNQNKVVNTIRSGYVNDRAVSQGIANGVINPFGPQTAAGSALLAANEVDGDYATAVGRVKAVDGRISREIGDWFGAGPSALALGGEYRKEDFHQDFAAFAGDVQSLGVDPNGSVEGDRSVSAQYAEVNVPVLDSLELSAAVRHDKYSDFGSTTNPKYSFRFQPFKELVVRGAYSEGFRAPSLYELYNPTFTSFTNANYNDPRLCAGGNPSNGGIANRDCAQQFNRTSGGNTDLSPETARNVTLGFVYQPFDRLTTGLDFWWIDIANQIAEFPESAVFENPELYSERLIRKPDGSIDHIVTGLANLGKIKTNGVDVSFDYRLPSTPYGDFGIGLQGTYVTRYDYQQQLKGDYIDKLGDFRGGDFASAGAVARWRHSLTGSWNYGPLGASLTNRYTSGYHDSDRETHDYVGSYNVWDVAGTYTWRKTLAVTLGVKNLFDREPPFSNQTYTFQSGYDPKYGDPFGRTLYTRVNYKF
- a CDS encoding RES family NAD+ phosphorylase, with amino-acid sequence MNPLPWDEHWYAWRLDREVYGGTWDSGMGSKLRGGRWNIPGRRVVYASVDPSSAILEVAANRSFDALDSEPYVLTCFEVISDAKVKIVQPEEVPNPYWLSPAQPSPNQQLFADALLAEHPFVLIPSAATRHSWNLLVSCDLAEGQFRMVSQERFGLDTRLLGEMALV
- a CDS encoding antitoxin Xre/MbcA/ParS toxin-binding domain-containing protein; its protein translation is MEDVALPSAKVPRLAGLKKVEGKPVELLVHGRNIGDDALLIVRLTDEGFELNDVVDMLSTSELYQQGDVVKLITGKSVRTVRRLLKEGTPVRLDPQQSVIAYQYALVLELAIRAFGGQPRAEDWLQKPSTYFHGHVPLELTLHPLGFQMVEQYLQQLIYGVYP
- a CDS encoding TonB-dependent receptor, with translation MFSFKQQQLSRLTLAIVLATGMAPVAVLAQDAAAQVFTFDIAAGALDEVLLDISRQTGVPISFSQSLVQGKRSSAVRGALGGRQAVEKALIGSGLQVEQGTQGLSIRPADAPSAAPVKAAAVAPASNADYRMEKVTVTGSRIARAQSDGATPVNVITHEEMEARGYKNVYDALATQTQNTGMTQGEDYGNTWQPAASALNLRGLGPNHTLVLINGRRVADYPTPYDGKVNFTNLANIPSAIIDRIEVLSSGASAIYGSDAIAGVVNIILKDKMNGVDVNLKGGTSERGGGDNQRLQISGGGSWGDFDGLFGLELTNRDPIWADDRGFMQSGPLADVGYRRDLTNNRYLGPGCGAYQGTFDNKLFNSGGRCRTDQMYNDYWTVQTQKENYDGYTRGTWHFSDSGQVFADLMYGLDHIQNNTRGPSFTSPDFINQNSGNLERWYRRFGEEEIGGRTRNNSKWRDTSWTGTLGLSDKIADTGWNYELAANRSEYKSVRTTRYTPLSSIQDFYLGPQLGTRGGYPVFAPDASRLDRPLTPQEWEQFRGNLTQSSKSVSTSYNASVNGDLFDLPAGPVGFAGVLEAGKQEYRIDPDDSLNDGSFYGVTPAQSSGGSRKRYAAGGEFSIPLTDTVLATAAGRWDQYKFSGRTEQQKTYNLGLEWRPVNSLLVRGSYGTSFRAPDLNYIYQSDSNGYYPAQIDYYGCSQGVEGACDRGRVDYTQSGTADLESERGKSWTYGFVWSPSRNFDFSTDFWRVEIDDLLTTVDENRLLQQENECRNGTQDINSANCQSTLARVDRNPGNAAIDPNQLQRVRVNAINAASERVSGLDFKSNIRWGAGQYGAFSSTLGYTLVLSHYYKESDEAPTQDWRTSRTNYDWRSKVNASLTWDYQKATATLMGIRYGSVTNGAGDGRLSPWTVFNASARYKLSDRASVGLTVNNVLNQVKHDDSAGWPYYPTGNYDPYGRQWWLDVSYHFGS
- a CDS encoding FecR domain-containing protein; this translates as MRPDETLIDEAAQWMALLQSGHVSLQERAAFDAWRTADPRHQQIIEQMGGGLNLLRHSNLRGLPRESVLHSLNAPSSRRRFLSGSLSVLGIAVLAGLLGRRYGWLPEAGELSTGTGERREFTLEDGSALTLNARSRVVPRFNNLERLLDLRSGELLIDVAKNLARPFVVETGHGRMRALGTKFLVQRGEDSTRLVMLHSQVEVVTASGARQVVEAGESLLFNRQEILALEPSKGQESAWVQGRLEVRDRPLSEVIDSLRSYRRGILHLSPEVAGLRLSGLYSLDDSDRTLQLLERSLPIRVTWHNPYWVSIEARL
- a CDS encoding sigma-70 family RNA polymerase sigma factor → MGSHNPHYQVIGQMFQKDYRWLCAAVSRTLGCPHSAQDIASETFLRVLALPDPLAIREPRALLTTIARRLVYEGWRRQDLERAYLQSLALAPEPVHPSPEERELVIETLLAVDRLLNGLSAKAKAAFLYHQLDGLTYSEIGERLGVSTSRVQQYMVEAFKRCYQAMQA